In the genome of Polaribacter sp. MED152, one region contains:
- a CDS encoding FAD-binding and (Fe-S)-binding domain-containing protein, producing the protein MISNTTLDSLNNSLSGDVLYDDLHKTLYATDASVYRKIPLAVAYPTNEKDIKVLIDFATKNNITLIPRTAGTSLAGQCVGDGIVVDVSKHFTNIIAFDELSKTITLQPGIVRDSLNGFLKPYGLFFGPNTSTSNRCMIGGMVGNNSSGSTSIKYGVTRDKVIQINAILSDGSTAVFKEIKSQEFIQKTKLDTLEGKIYKSIIDELSPKEAQSEIHNEFPKPAIHRRNTGYAVDEFLKSDLFGGTEKTINVAKFLTGSEGTLAFTTEITLQLDDLPPTESIMVCTHFKSINESLQATVIAMKHNLYNCELMDKTILDCTKNNRELAKNRFFLQGDPEAVLMLEVAAETLPEAELLADELIADLAKNKFGYHHPKVYGKDIAKVHYLRKAGLGALGNMVGDQKAVACIEDTAVALEDLPNYIEEFTQIMAKYQQNAVYYAHAGAGELHLRPILNLKKKADVVLFRKITTETAELVKKYKGSFSGEHGDGIVRAEFIPLMIGDKNYQLLRRIKKAFDANNVFNKGKVTDAFAMDENLRYEVDRKEPEIDTIQDFSDSKGILRMAEKCNGSGDCRKPVEAGGTMCPSYRATKDEKDTTRARANTLREVLTNNKEQNKFNSRELKEVLSLCLSCKACASECPSNVDVATMKAEFLYQYQEENGYSFRNKLFANNVKYNKLGSIAPAITNLVLNTSLTKAIMGVAQHRSVPKLAPKTLKKWYAKQSFTSKTYKKTVYLFCDEFSNYYDVEIGKDAFILLHKLGYDLKMINHAESGRSFISKGFLKEAKAVCNLNIDYFKDIVTADTPLIGIEPSAILTFRDEYLRLADDKKAAEKIAKNTFTFEEFLANEIKEGNINDKLFTQEEKQLKIHGHCHQKALSGTSSSFQIMNLPKNYKVTIMNTGCCGMAGSFGYEKEHYDVSMQVGEDTLFPKVRNCSSDTEIVAAGTSCRHQIYDGTNRIAKHPITILKEALI; encoded by the coding sequence ATGATTTCAAACACAACTTTAGATAGCTTAAACAATTCACTTTCAGGAGATGTTTTGTATGATGATTTACACAAAACATTATATGCTACAGATGCCTCTGTGTATAGAAAAATTCCTTTAGCAGTTGCATATCCAACCAATGAAAAAGACATAAAAGTTTTAATTGATTTTGCTACTAAGAACAATATCACATTAATACCAAGAACTGCAGGTACATCTTTAGCAGGGCAATGTGTAGGTGATGGAATTGTAGTTGATGTTTCAAAACATTTTACAAACATTATAGCTTTTGATGAACTATCTAAAACCATTACTTTACAGCCAGGAATTGTAAGAGATTCTTTAAATGGATTTTTAAAACCATATGGTTTATTCTTTGGCCCAAACACCTCTACTTCTAACAGATGTATGATTGGTGGTATGGTTGGTAATAATTCCTCAGGTAGTACTTCTATAAAATACGGTGTCACTAGAGATAAAGTAATACAAATCAACGCAATTTTAAGTGATGGAAGTACTGCTGTTTTTAAAGAAATAAAATCTCAAGAGTTTATTCAAAAAACCAAACTAGATACTTTAGAAGGTAAAATTTACAAATCAATTATTGATGAACTTTCACCAAAAGAAGCTCAAAGTGAAATACACAATGAGTTTCCAAAACCAGCTATTCACAGAAGAAATACAGGTTATGCAGTAGATGAGTTTTTAAAATCAGACTTGTTTGGTGGAACAGAAAAAACCATAAATGTTGCAAAGTTTTTAACGGGTAGTGAAGGTACTTTAGCCTTTACAACCGAAATTACTTTACAGTTAGATGACTTACCTCCTACCGAAAGTATTATGGTTTGTACTCATTTTAAAAGTATTAATGAGAGCTTACAAGCTACTGTTATTGCTATGAAACATAATTTGTACAACTGCGAATTGATGGATAAAACCATCTTAGATTGTACAAAAAACAATAGAGAATTAGCAAAAAACAGGTTTTTCTTACAAGGTGATCCTGAAGCAGTTTTAATGCTAGAAGTTGCTGCAGAAACATTACCAGAGGCAGAATTATTGGCAGATGAATTAATTGCAGATTTAGCTAAAAATAAATTCGGTTATCATCATCCAAAAGTATATGGTAAGGATATTGCAAAGGTACATTACTTAAGAAAAGCAGGTTTGGGAGCTTTAGGAAATATGGTTGGAGATCAAAAAGCAGTGGCATGTATCGAAGATACAGCTGTAGCTTTAGAAGATTTACCAAATTATATTGAAGAATTTACTCAAATTATGGCAAAATATCAGCAAAATGCAGTGTATTATGCACATGCAGGAGCTGGAGAATTACATTTAAGACCAATTCTAAACCTAAAGAAAAAAGCCGATGTTGTACTTTTTAGGAAAATTACCACAGAAACAGCAGAACTTGTAAAAAAATACAAAGGTTCTTTTTCTGGTGAGCATGGAGATGGAATTGTTCGTGCAGAATTTATTCCTTTAATGATTGGCGATAAAAATTACCAGTTGTTAAGAAGAATCAAAAAAGCTTTTGACGCAAATAATGTTTTCAATAAAGGTAAAGTAACTGATGCTTTTGCCATGGACGAAAATTTACGTTATGAGGTAGATCGTAAAGAACCAGAAATTGATACTATTCAAGATTTTTCGGATAGTAAAGGTATTCTAAGAATGGCTGAGAAATGCAATGGTTCAGGTGATTGTAGAAAACCTGTTGAAGCAGGTGGAACAATGTGCCCAAGTTATAGAGCAACCAAAGATGAGAAAGATACAACCAGAGCAAGAGCAAATACTTTACGTGAAGTTTTAACGAACAACAAAGAACAAAATAAATTTAATTCTAGAGAATTAAAAGAAGTGTTGAGTTTATGCTTAAGTTGTAAAGCGTGTGCTTCTGAATGCCCAAGTAATGTGGATGTAGCTACAATGAAAGCTGAATTTCTTTATCAATATCAAGAAGAAAATGGCTATTCTTTTAGAAACAAACTTTTTGCCAACAATGTTAAGTACAATAAACTAGGTAGTATAGCTCCTGCAATTACAAATTTAGTTTTAAATACCTCGTTAACTAAAGCTATTATGGGAGTCGCTCAACATAGAAGCGTACCAAAGTTAGCTCCTAAAACCTTAAAGAAATGGTATGCTAAACAATCATTTACTTCTAAAACTTACAAAAAAACAGTTTACTTGTTTTGTGATGAGTTTAGTAACTATTATGATGTAGAAATTGGAAAAGATGCCTTTATATTACTTCATAAACTTGGCTATGATTTAAAAATGATAAATCATGCAGAATCAGGGAGAAGTTTTATTTCTAAAGGATTTTTAAAGGAGGCAAAAGCAGTATGTAATTTAAATATTGATTATTTTAAAGATATTGTAACTGCGGATACACCTTTAATTGGCATTGAACCCTCAGCAATTTTAACGTTTAGAGATGAGTATTTACGTTTGGCTGATGATAAAAAAGCTGCTGAAAAAATTGCTAAAAACACCTTTACTTTCGAAGAATTTTTAGCCAATGAAATAAAAGAAGGTAATATTAATGATAAGTTGTTTACTCAAGAAGAAAAGCAACTAAAGATTCATGGACATTGTCATCAAAAAGCATTATCAGGAACAAGTTCTAGCTTTCAAATTATGAATTTACCTAAAAATTATAAGGTAACAATCATGAATACAGGATGTTGTGGAATGGCTGGTTCTTTTGGTTATGAGAAAGAACATTATGATGTTTCAATGCAAGTTGGTGAAGACACATTGTTTCCAAAAGTTAGAAATTGTAGTTCAGATACCGAAATTGTTGCTGCAGGTACAAGTTGTAGACATCAAATTTATGATGGTACTAACAGAATTGCAAAACACCCAATTACAATTTTAAAAGAAGCCTTAATTTAA
- a CDS encoding nitrate/nitrite transporter, whose protein sequence is MFSLIIAGEAIFLLPFILMRVFKPVIRDAFLISDAQIGEAQALYGITAVASYFFGGFIADKYEPRKLLTLSLILTALGGFWLTLMPSIIGLKALYAFWGVSTILLFWSSLIKATRQWGNQNNQGISFGLLDGGRGFFAATIALSGAGILTYFFPEKGVEITFEHKVETLQYIIGSITTIVFLIALLVWLFIPKGKSEFKESKEFQFDFKKGFSLMKQKKVIYHSIIIFCAYCSYKLTGVYGTYAKDVWNYSLEEATYFAVLIQYIRPIAAITIGWIADKYMPSKIIIPSFSLLIIASLLLGLGLFNTLPIALSFSTFIMMALGTYALRGLYFAIIEETKTPIQFTGTLVGIISVVGFTPDIFMSLFNGYMLGENPTIVEYQHLFTTFTIIPIVGLLATLGFRKAIKTTKNQHIK, encoded by the coding sequence ATGTTCTCCTTAATCATAGCAGGAGAAGCCATTTTTCTATTACCTTTTATTTTAATGCGTGTTTTTAAACCTGTAATTAGAGACGCCTTTTTAATTTCTGATGCTCAAATAGGTGAAGCACAAGCCCTATATGGAATTACTGCTGTTGCTTCTTATTTTTTTGGTGGATTTATTGCAGACAAATATGAACCTAGAAAATTACTAACACTCTCGTTAATCCTTACTGCTTTAGGTGGATTTTGGTTAACCTTAATGCCATCTATCATTGGTTTAAAAGCACTTTATGCATTTTGGGGAGTATCTACCATACTTTTATTTTGGTCTTCCTTAATAAAGGCAACTAGACAATGGGGTAACCAGAATAACCAAGGTATTTCTTTTGGTTTATTAGATGGTGGAAGAGGTTTTTTTGCTGCAACCATTGCTTTATCTGGAGCAGGAATTCTAACTTATTTTTTTCCAGAAAAAGGAGTTGAAATTACTTTTGAACATAAAGTAGAAACATTGCAATACATTATTGGATCTATAACAACTATTGTTTTTTTAATAGCTTTATTAGTTTGGCTATTTATTCCAAAAGGAAAATCAGAATTTAAAGAGAGTAAAGAATTTCAATTTGACTTTAAAAAGGGATTTAGTTTAATGAAGCAGAAAAAAGTAATTTATCATTCTATAATAATATTTTGTGCTTATTGTTCTTATAAATTAACAGGCGTTTATGGCACATATGCCAAAGATGTTTGGAATTACAGCCTAGAAGAAGCTACTTATTTTGCAGTTCTTATTCAATATATTAGACCAATAGCAGCAATAACAATTGGTTGGATTGCAGACAAGTATATGCCTTCAAAAATTATAATTCCAAGTTTTTCTTTACTTATTATTGCTTCTTTACTATTAGGATTGGGTTTATTTAATACCTTACCAATAGCTTTATCTTTCAGCACATTTATAATGATGGCATTAGGTACGTATGCCTTAAGAGGATTGTATTTTGCTATTATCGAAGAAACCAAAACTCCAATTCAATTTACAGGTACATTAGTTGGTATTATTTCTGTAGTTGGTTTTACTCCTGATATTTTTATGTCTTTGTTTAACGGTTATATGTTAGGCGAAAATCCAACAATTGTTGAATATCAGCATTTATTTACAACATTTACCATTATTCCTATTGTTGGTTTATTGGCTACATTAGGGTTTAGAAAAGCCATCAAAACCACTAAAAACCAACATATTAAATAA
- a CDS encoding OmpA family protein encodes MRNLILPVSICMLMMTSCVSKKKYVELENKYTDAKGNLQKLQLKQEEIDRRVEMYYDKINSLKDDNANLEEENALKFDVNSDNIVISDKGRAIMDATLAKVDPKKLAEAKTLKDSLNLALSYNIITQTLGEAELLNSDELDIDIDETVVMISVSDKLLFNTGSYRVKESALSLITKIADIAESEPSIDIMIEGHTDSQSISNATVQDNWDLSVKRATSIVRLLQNKFKIDGSRLIASGRGDTVPLLPNTSSENRAKNRRTRIVILPNINKFFALLNSEK; translated from the coding sequence ATGAGAAATTTAATTTTACCAGTATCAATTTGTATGTTAATGATGACTTCCTGTGTTTCTAAAAAGAAATATGTTGAGTTAGAAAATAAATATACAGATGCTAAAGGCAATCTTCAAAAGCTACAATTAAAGCAAGAAGAAATAGACAGAAGAGTTGAAATGTATTATGATAAAATCAATTCTTTAAAAGACGATAATGCAAATTTAGAAGAAGAAAATGCTTTAAAATTTGATGTAAATAGCGATAATATTGTTATTTCTGATAAAGGCAGAGCAATTATGGATGCAACTCTAGCTAAGGTGGATCCTAAAAAATTAGCAGAAGCAAAAACTTTAAAAGATTCACTAAATCTAGCTTTATCTTATAATATTATTACTCAAACTTTGGGTGAAGCAGAACTATTAAACTCAGATGAACTAGACATTGATATAGATGAAACAGTGGTTATGATTTCTGTTTCAGATAAACTATTGTTTAACACAGGTAGTTATCGAGTTAAAGAAAGTGCACTATCTTTAATTACTAAAATTGCTGATATTGCAGAGTCTGAGCCAAGTATTGATATAATGATTGAAGGGCATACAGACTCTCAATCAATTAGCAATGCAACAGTTCAAGACAATTGGGATTTAAGTGTAAAAAGAGCCACTTCAATTGTTCGTTTATTGCAAAATAAATTTAAGATTGATGGTAGTAGGTTAATTGCTTCTGGTAGAGGAGATACTGTGCCTTTATTGCCAAATACATCCTCTGAAAATAGAGCGAAAAATAGAAGAACTAGAATTGTTATTCTACCTAATATTAATAAGTTTTTTGCACTTTTAAATAGCGAAAAGTAA